In Zingiber officinale cultivar Zhangliang chromosome 6A, Zo_v1.1, whole genome shotgun sequence, a single genomic region encodes these proteins:
- the LOC121998252 gene encoding uncharacterized protein LOC121998252 produces the protein MAGLEGLGFNGTKRPRSATVRRPRSEAQLVSESCDISPLSPNPSLSNSRKFSPDDDGGSESNIRRKEIYLNNPPPRNSSTDMSLKKNKKGDKIFGEADGGYYGADSSRSGHGSDMKRSSEGVLAPAKWKSTDIAKEDAERRSNLDVNVGKSGENSSMHQVESASNAISENKPRKVKLKVGGVTRTILETNEGGTSSAKPPRSVDSSRHQVKIIARDYTECRSLPDKKESSGSSFTRGLKEDSDATLSETSLFVKQADKLHIATSSEPTRKSKRVPKKRVFDDEDDDEIRYLEKLKTSKEFTDDSAEIDDSESGAKKKKISKLPKNKNLTYEMDEDYPFSRSNKENRKKVRAGKEYDDTDYIEEEEPGSDGEPEIKRRKLKETSGSPADVRSEPLTTRQRALQSGKGGNGESLIEFPNGLPPAPSRKQKEKLSEVEIQAKKAEAAQRRKMQVEKQARESEAEAIRKILGQDSDKKKEEKKQKELEEKAKSAKSQELMPSTIRWVLGPNGTVVTFAADIGLPSIFNSKPCSYPPPREKCAAPACPNAYKYRDSKTNLPLCSLLCYRVVQVPTNQDAA, from the exons ATGGCGGGCCTGGAAGGCCTTGGATTCAATGGCACAAAAAGGCCAAGGAGCGCTACAGTGAGGCGACCTCGGTCTGAGGCACAACTGGTTTCAGAGTCATGTGACATCTCACCACTGTCTCCTAACCCATCCTTGAGTAACTCAAGGAAATTTTCTCCTGATGATGATGGAGGTAGTGAATCCAACATCCGTAGGAAAGAAATTTATCTGAACAACCCTCCTCCAAGGAATTCATCTACTGATATGTCtttgaagaagaataagaagggtGACAAGATATTTGGAGAGGCTGATGGGGGGTATTACGGAGCTGACAGTTCTAGAAGTGGACATGGGTCTGATATGAAGCGTTCTAGTGAAGGAGTCCTTGCCCCAGCTAAGTGGAAAAGCACTGACATTGCCAAAGAAGATGCTGAGAGGAGGTCAAACCTAGATGTCAACGTGGGAAAGAGTGGTGAAAATTCTAGTATGCATCAAGTGGAAAGTGCTTCTAATGCAATTTCTGAAAATAAGCCAAGGAAGGTGAAGCTCAAGGTTGGTGGAGTGACCCGCACAATATTGGAGACTAATGAAGGTGGAACTTCTTCTGCAAAACCTCCGCGTTCCGTAGACTCATCTCGGCATCAAGTAAAGATTATTGCTAGG GATTACACTGAATGCCGCTCTCTGCCAGATAAGAAAGAATCCAGTGGATCAAGTTTTACCCGTGGGTTGAAAGAGGATTCTGATGCAACACTTTCTGAAACAAGTTTGTTTGTGAAGCAAGCTGACAAGCTTCACATTGCAACCTCCTCTGAGCCTACCCGTAAGAGCAAGAGGGTCCCAAAGAAGCGTGTGTTTGATGATGAGGACGACGATGAGATCCGTTACCTTGAGAAACTTAAAACTAGTAAGGAATTTACAGATGATTCTGCCGAGATTGATGATAGTGAGAGTggtgcaaagaaaaagaaaatatctaAGCTCCCAAAAAACAAGAATTTAACTTATGAAATGGATGAAGATTATCCTTTTTCACGATCAAATAAAGAGAATAGGAAGAAGGTAAGAGCAGGAAAGGAATATGATGATACAGATTATATTGAAGAGGAAGAACCTGGTTCTGATGGTGAGCCAGAGAtcaaaagaaggaaactaaagGAAACTAGTGGTTCACCAGCTGATGTTAGAAGTGAGCCACTTACGACCCGTCAACGGGCACTTCAATCAGGAAAAGGTGGCAATGGTGAAAGTTTAATTGAGTTCCCAAATGGGCTGCCTCCTGCACCTTCTAGAA AGCAAAAGGAGAAACTATCTGAAGTAGAGATACAAGCTAAGAAAGCTGAGGCAGCACAAAGACGGAAAATGCAAGTGGAGAAGCAAGCTAGGGAATCTGAG GCTGAGGCAATACGAAAAATATTAGGCCAAGATTCtgacaaaaagaaagaagagaagaaacagaAAGAACTTGAAGAAAAG GCAAAGTCAGCTAAGTCTCAAGAGCTAATGCCAAGCACAATTAGATGGGTCCTCGGACCCAATGGCACAGTTGTTACATTTGCTGCTGATATCGGCCTTCCAAGCATATTCAACTCCAAGCCTTGCAG TTACCCACCTCCGAGAGAGAAATGTGCCGCCCCAGCATGTCCAAATGCCTACAAGTATCGTGATTCGAAAACAAATCTTCCTTTGTGTAGTCTGCTGTGCTATAGAGTAGTTCAAGTACCGACCAACCAAGATGCAGCCTGA